From the genome of Motacilla alba alba isolate MOTALB_02 chromosome 13, Motacilla_alba_V1.0_pri, whole genome shotgun sequence, one region includes:
- the RAB24 gene encoding ras-related protein Rab-24: MSGRRVDAKVVLLGQEGVGKSSLVERCAHGRFRAGPYQNTIGAAFVAKVMTVGDQTVTLGIWDTAGSERYEAMSRIYYRGARAAVVCYDLTDSGSFQRAKFWVNELQNCEEGCRIYLCGTKSDLLEEDRRKRGVDFHDVQDYADEIKADLFETSSKTGQSVDELFQKVAEDYVNFSAFQVMTEDKGVNLGQRNSPYFYSCCHH; the protein is encoded by the exons ATGAGCGGGAGGCGGGTGGACGCCaaggtggtgctgctggggcaggagggggtggGCAAGAGCAGCCTCGTGGAGCGCTGCGCCCACGGCCGTTTCCGCGCCGGGCCCTACCAGAAC ACGATCGGAGCCGCTTTTGTGGCCAAGGTGATGACCGTGGGGGACCAGACAGTGACCCTGGGCATCTGG GACACGGCGGGCTCGGAGCGCTACGAGGCCATGAGCCGCATCTACTACCGGGGAGCCCGGGCTGCCGTCGTCTGCTACG ATCTCACTGACAGTGGCAGTTTCCAGCGAGCCAAGTTCTGGGTGAACGAGCTGCAGAACTGTGAGGAG GGCTGCCGGATCTACCTGTGTGGCACCAAGAGCGACCTGCTGGAGGAGGACAGGAGGAAGCGGGGCGTTGACTTCCACGATGTGCAGGACTACGCTGACG AGATCAAAGCAGACCTCTTTGAGACCTCCAGTAAAACGGGCCAGAGCGTGG ATGAGCTGTTCCAAAAAGTGGCTGAGGACTATGTCAACTTCTCCGCCTTCCAGGTGATGACAG AGGACAAGGGGGTCAACCTGGGCCAGAGGAACAGTCCCTACTTctacagctgctgccaccactga
- the PRELID1 gene encoding PRELI domain-containing protein 1, mitochondrial, producing MGKYCASLGVLKGPWDQVFAAFWQRYPNPYSKHVLTEDIVHREVTPDHKLLSRRLLTKTNRMPRWAERFFPANVAHSVYILEDSIVDPKNRTMTTFTWNINHARLMVVEERCEYRVNPENSNWTEVKREAWVSSSLFGVSRAIQEFGLARFKSNVTKSTKGFEYVLAKMQGEAPSKTLVETAKEATEKAKETALAATEKAKDLASKAATKKKQYV from the exons ATGGGGAAATACTGCGCCAGCCTGGGCGTCCTCAAGGGGCCCTGGGACCAGGTGTTCGCCGCCTTCTGGCAGCGCTACCCCAACCCCTACAG CAAACATGTCCTGACCGAAGACATCGTGCACCGGGAGGTGACGCCGGACCACAAGCTGCTCTCTCGGCGGCTCCTGACCAAGACCAACCGGATGCCGCGCTGGGCAGAGCGCTTCTTCCCAGCCAATGTCGCCCACTCCGTCTACATCCTGGAGGACTCTATCGTGGACCCCAAGAACCGAACCATGACCACATTCACCTGGAACATCAACCACGCTCGTCTCATG GTGGTGGAGGAGCGCTGCGAGTACCGGGTGAACCCCGAGAACAGCAACTGGACCGAGGTCAAGCGGGAAGCCTGGGTATCCTCCAGCCTGTTCGGCGTCTCGCGGGCCATCCAG GAGTTTGGTCTGGCCAGGTTCAAAAGCAACGTGACCAAGAGCACTAAGGGATTTGAATATGTGCTAGCAAAAATGCAAG GAGAAGCTCCATCCAAAACACTGGTGGAGACAGCCAAGGAAGCGACCGAGAAAGCCAAGGAAACAGCTCTGGCTGCTACGGAGAAAGCCAAGGACCTGGCGAGCAAGGCAGCCACCAAGAAGAAGCAGTACGTGTGA
- the MXD3 gene encoding max dimerization protein 3 — MEPAGSRIQVLLQAAEFLELLEHRGHPHPLGLAEAEHGYAALCPAPSRRAVGSVRSVHNALEKHRRAQLRCCLERLKQQVPLGVGPSRSTTLSLLHRARLHIQRLQEQELRARRAKDRLRDRQRSLQRRLESLLSPADGERARADSLDSSQLSEPSEEEDAEVEVDGVVFSGDLLPSFGTGRDHSYSSPHSPAS; from the exons ATGGAGCCCGCGGGCAGCCGcatccaggtgctgctgcaggcggCCGAgttcctggagctcctggagcaccgCGGGCACCCGCACCCGCTCGGCCTGGCCGAGGCCGAGCACGGCTACGCCGCTCTCTGCCCCGCGCCGTCGCGCCGGGCCGTGGGCAGCGTCAG GTCGGTGCACAACGCGCTGGAGAAGCACAG GAGAGCCCAGCTCCGGTGCTGCCTGGAGCGGCTGAAGCAGCAGGTACCGCTGGGCGTGGGCCCGTCCCGTTCCACCACGCTGAGCCTCCTGCACCGTGCCCGGCTTCACATCCAG aggctgcaggagcaggaactgAGGGCACGAAGGGCCAAGGACCGGCTGCGGGACCGGCAGCGGAGCCTGCAGCGGCGGCTGGAATCGCTGCTCTCGCCCGCTGACGGGGAGCGGGCACGGGCTGACAGCCTGGACTCCTCCCAGCTCTCAGAGCCCTCCGAGGAAG AGGATGCCGAGGTGGAGGTGGATGGCGTGGTGTTCAGCGGGGACCTGCTGCCCAGCTTTGGCACCGGGAGGGACCACAGCTACtccagcccccacagccccgCGTCCTGA
- the LOC119706430 gene encoding lateral signaling target protein 2 homolog, with protein sequence MLGGLWEALGCPCPRIVGLRGERNRGRIAGHAVGNLRRELRPGRKAGGATHPAPRQTHPHPSHHREPVRRGADGSSRCRDWADTAPVRPPGGARCRPAPSASGGRGEPGGGRAAGRAMLPAALRRWLRRPKRSDPRLLSQFFFADERVTRVVAEINGLDAELDPQQYLVLLNQLHVSQAHLLAVLERIMEECIPTQRHSRDYLVKFPEELLVDNLGNHMLFAAECLLAGTFLEMEESDGAQLRPQARNLLCSLELVRTVLREQSLSQPSSYPEPVRAVLIQFDRLFAEFELSYVSSLVAVKSPDEIYRQQEIIVLFCETVERALHLGYLTQEMIDGYEPLLMFTIPRLAIISGLLIYPEGPLSLERSPEEMSRVFSPFYNLLRKIRDLLWVLSAEELCLLERSLCTAEQEEPCSPDAPPAWGAAVPSVDPPAPCSLLEVPNTTQPLPTCTTRLAPPSAVDDLGTDWQQGCAVGREQGQDGKSLSTGPGLSHTIPGVMVTSPLRRPQPLGSGPGMGVNATPGARCSELRSRYSSTKDMLHTLFVCISGVADQLQTNFAGDMRSILKTVFKIVCSQAEPSEEQSYSEEKDGDSCVTDAPRVADCPLCSSPAEAARLRRAGARHLPEWVPDSTCSQCSACRSPFTLLRRRHHCRSCGKIFCARCSPNTAVLPYYGQSKPVRVCTHCYTTHLPPASRCARSQ encoded by the exons ATGCTCGGCGGGCTCTGGGAAGCgctggggtgtccctgtccccggaTTGTCGGGCTGCGGGGAGAGAGGAACCGGGGGAGGATAGCCGGGCACGCAGTCGGGAATTTGAGACGGGAACTAAGACCGGGAAGGAAAGCCGGCGGTGCAACCCATCCCGCCCCACGGCAGACGCACCCTCACCCTTCCCATCACAGAGAACCGGTCCGTCGAGGAGCGGACGGGTCGTCCCGGTGCCGGGACTGGGCGGACACCGCTCCGGTCCGCCCCCCGGGCGGTGCCCGGTGCCGACCCGCCCCGTCGGcgagcggcgggcgcggggagCCGGGCGGCGGCAGAGCTGCGGGACGCGCCATGCTGCCCGCTGCCCTCCGCCGATGGCTCCGCCGACCCAAG CGCTCCGACCCACGCCTGCTCTCCCAGTTCTTCTTTGCCGACGAGAGGGTGACACGGGTGGTGGCCGAGATCAACGGGCTGGATGCCGAGCTGGACCCGCAGCAGTACCTGGTGCTCCTCAACCAGCTCCACGTCAGCCAG gctcacCTGCTGGCCGTCCTGGAGCGGATCATGGAGGAGTGCATCCCCACGCAGCGGCACAGCCGTGACTACCTGGTCAAGTTCCCCGAGGAGCTCTTGGTGGACAACTTGGGGAACCACATGCTGTTTGCTGCCGAG TGTCTCCTGGCTGGGACTTTCCTGGAGATGGAAGAGTCAGATGGGGCACAGCTGCGGCCCCAGGCCAGGAATctgctgtgcagcctggagctggtCCGGACTGTGCTGCGGGAGCAAAgcctgagccagcccagctcctacCCAGAGCCTGTCCGGGCTGTGCTCATCCAATTCGACCGGCTCTTTGCAGAGTTTGAGCTGAG CTACGTGTCCTCGCTGGTGGCAGTGAAGTCTCCTGACGAGATCTACAGGCAGCAGGAGATCATCGTGCTCTTCTGTGAGACAGTGGAGAG agccctgcaccTGGGCTACCTGACCCAGGAGATGATTGATGGCTATGAACCACTGCTGATGTTCACCATCCCTCGCCTGGCCATTATCAG CGGTCTCCTCATCTACCCCGAGGGACCCCTCAGCCTGGAGCGGAGCCCTGAGGAGATGTCCCGGGTCTTCAGCCCCTTCTACAACCTCCTGAGGAAGATCAG GGACCTGTTGTGGGTGCTGTCAGCAgaggagctctgcctgctggagagGAGCCTGTGCACAGCCGAACAGGAGGAGCCCTGCAGTCCAGAtgctcccccagcctggggggcagctgtgcccagtgtggaccctcctgctccctgcagtcTTCTGGAGGTTCCCAATACCACCCAGCCGCTCCCCACCTGCACGACACGACTGGCACCCCCCAGTGCCGTGGACGACCTGGGCACCGACTGGCAGCAGGGGTGTGCAGTGGGCAGGGAACAGGGCCAAGACGGCAAATCCCTGTCCACTGGGCCAGGGCTATCTCATACCATCCCTGGTGTCATGGTCACCTCCCCCCTGCGCAGACCCCAGCCCCTTGGGAGTGGCCCAGGGATGGGGGTCAATGCCACGCCAGGTGCCCGCTGCTCCGAGCTGCGCTCCCGCTACAGCAGCACCAAGGACATGCTGCACACCCTCTTCGTCTGCATCTCGG gggtggctgaTCAGCTCCAGACCAACTTTGCCGGTGACATGCGAAGCATCTTGAAAACGGTCTTCAAGATCGTGTGCTCGCAGGCGGAGCCCTCGGAGGAGCAGAGTTACAGCG AAGAGAAAGATGGTGACTCCTGCGTGACAGATGCCCCTCGTGTGGCTGACTGCCcactgtgctccagccctgcagaggctgccagGCTCCGGCGGGCAG GTGCCCGTCACCTGCCCGAGTGGGTGCCGGACAGCACGTGCAGCCAGTGCTCTGCCTGCCGCTCGCCCTTCACCCTGCTGCGCCGCCGGCACCACTGCCGCAGCTGTGGCAAG ATCTTCTGTGCCCGCTGCTCACCGAACACCGCAGTGCTGCCCTACTATGGCCAGAGCAAACCCGTGCGTGTCTGCACCCACTGCTACACCACGCACCTCCCGCCCGCATCCCGCTGTGCCCGGAGCCAGTGA
- the FAM193B gene encoding protein FAM193B, which translates to MTRRRNKAATAATATAAAAGGSGPRRDRMAGPDVGPPPPPPPPEPPAPPEVAAAAGSGGESGRGSAQVLPTANQSVQTCCLLCHRERKDWGGPSHNGLVSPGERLPPDFVPTLVQNLLGEMPLWICQSCRKSVEEEERRAVQEQALAVSLSHTSCKSQSCGGGSHSSSSSSSSSSSSCHGNSGDWDPSSFLSAHKLSGLWNSQHTNGTVQGSPLGTPPAALGDKHPGLALSTECASQVSAMAPGLKACPYSHTASATSSNATPGSPLPTSLDFCKTLPKQFKSLCRRATPPGEAFHSSEHHQHSDLTAPPNSPTGLPSQPPALIPSKQTPPHAGPFSSSPHIPLGTSSQAALFPAPSAQAVAPKPASESPPASAASHSPGPCKSPHLPPANVPLLKMPPPLSGCAHPCNGHCSTSLIPPPASHQLPSTNRDPSCKGHKFPNGTGCHPPQPCEADEGLGEDEDSSSERSSCTSSSTNQKDGKFCDCCYCEFFGHNAPPAAPTSRNYAEIREKLRSRLTKRKEELPQKLGHNSSSGEPAVDHRNVDELLDYINSTEPKPLNSAKAAKRARHKQKKKEKEKAQLEAEAQKRAERAPAASQAREPAEEKLLEWPELELERVNSFLSSRLQEIKNTIKDSIRASFSVYDLNLDVNDFPKKAAVLEQKNLLSNLNGSSDLQDIDLALAPLSLGPAKSHTLLRGEPGPRWGEGPGEPPPAENGVVKRLSAVPSLSRMIWVQSKAADSAVDANGLSPEPKEGPQPKGPEPPESLPAGSRQRKNKRQNGQAKKGEGSTPVPGGQARLESPGVKGQVLGTKHPSKASAPEPPRASGCAEPGESGKGQPWGCGGAARVEKERASEWKGRRGEGKAELPEPAPQQPPALATHLALGGSPQPKGKSRKSRNKVEKSNTSIDDVFLPKDLDGAEMDETDREVEYFKRFCLDSAKQTRQKVAVNWTNFTLKKTTSSAAQ; encoded by the exons ATGACTCGCCGGCGGAACAAGGCGGCAACGGCGGCAACGGCGACGGCAGCGGCGGCAGGTGGCTCCGGGCCTCGCCGTGACAGGATGGCGGGTCCCGACGTCGGgcctcccccgccgccgccaccaCCGGAACCGCCCGCCCCGCCTgaggtggcggcggcggcgggcagcggcggggagTCGGGCAGAGGCAGCGCGCAG GTGCTGCCCACCGCCAACCAGTCCGTGCAgacctgctgcctgctctgccaccGGGAGCGCAAGGACTGGGGAGGGCCGTCCCACAATGGGCTGGTTTCCCCGGGCGAGAGGCTGCCACCCGACTTCGTGCCAACGCTCGTGCAGAACCTCCTGGGAGAAATGCCACTGTGGATCTGCCAGAGCTGCCGGAAGAGCGTGGAAGAGGAAGAGCGGCGGGCGGTGCAGGAGCAGGCCCTGGCG GTCTCGTTATCCCACACATCCTGCAAGTCGCAGTCTTGTGGGGGTGGCTCacactcctcttcctcctcctcctcgtctTCTTCCTCCTCGTGCCACGGGAACTCAGGGGACTGGGACCCCAGCTCGTTTTTGTCTGCTCACAAGCTCTCGGGCCTCTGGAATTCGCAGCACACCAACGGGACCGTTCAGGGCAGCCCCCTTGGGACTCCCCCAGCTGCACTAG gCGACAAGCACCCCGGCCTCGCTCTGTCTACGGAGTGCGCCAGCCAGGTGTCGGCCATGGCGCCGGGGCTGAAGGCCTGTCCCTACAGCCACACGGCCTCTGCCACCTCCAGCAACGCCACACCGGGCTCGCCTCTGCCTACCTCACTCGACTTCTGCAAGACACTGCCGAAGCAGTTCAAAAGCTTGTGCCGGAGGGCCACCCCGCCAG gTGAGGCCTTCCACTCCTCAGAGCATCATCAGCACTCCGACCTCACTGCTCCTCCCAACAGTCCCACCGGCCTCCCCTCGCAGCCCCCGGCACTGATCCCCTCCAAGCAGACGCCTCCCCATGCGGGGCCCTTCAGCTCCTCTCCGCACATCCCGCTGGGCACCTCCTCGCAGGCCGcgctcttccctgctcccagcgCGCAGGCGGTGGCTCCCAAGCCGGCGTCCGAGTCCCCTCCGGCCAGCGCGGCCTCGCACAGCCCAGGGCCGTGCAAGAGCCCTCACCTGCCCCCCGCCAACGTGCCGCTGCTGAAGATGCCGCCGCCACTGTCGGGCTGTGCTCATCCCTGCAACGGgcactgcagcacttcactcatccctcctcctgcctcgCACCAGCTGCCCAGCACCAACAG GGACCCCTCTTGCAAAGGGCACAAATTCCCAAACGGTACCGGCTGCCACCCGCCGCAGCCCTGCGAGGCAGACGAGGGGCTCGGGGAGGATGAGGACAGCAGCTCCGAGCGCAGTTCCtgcacctcctcctccaccaACCAGAAAGATGGGAAGTTCTGTGACTGCTGCTACTGTGAGTTCTTCGGCCACAACGCG CCCCCGGCTGCTCCCACGAGCCGCAACTACGCTGAGATCCGAGAGAAGTTGCGTTCTCGCCTCACCAAGAGAAAAGAGGAGCTGCCGCAGAAACTAGGGCacaacagcagctcaggagagcccGCTGTGGACCACCGCAATGTGGACGAGCTGCTGGACTACATCAACAGCACAGAGCCCAAGCCCTTGAACAGTGCCAAGGCAGCCAAGCGAGCACGGCATAAGcagaagaagaag gagaaggagaaagcccagctggaggcagaggcCCAGAAGCGGGCAGAGcgtgcccctgcagccagccaggccagggagcCGGCcgaggagaagctgctggagtggccagagctggagctggagcggGTGAACAGCTTCCTCAGCAGCCGGCTGCAGGAGATCAAGAACACCATCAAGGACTCCATCCGGGCCAGCTTCAGCGTCTACGACCTCAACCTGGATGTCAATGACTTCCCCAAGAAGGCAGCTGTCCTAGAGCAGAAGAACCTGCTCTCCAACCTCAACGGGTCTTCTGACCTGCAGGACATAGACCTGGCGCTGGCCCCGCTCAGCCTGGGCCCTGCCAAGAGCCACACGCTGCTGCGGGGTGAGCCGGGCCCCCGATGGGGCGAGGGGCCCGGGGAGCCCCCGCCGGCCGAGAACGGCGTGGTGAAACGCCTCAGCGCCGTGCCCAGCCTGTCCCGCATGATCTGGGTGCAGTCCAAGGCCGCGGACTCGGCCGTGGACGCCAACGGGCTGAGCCCGGAGCCCAAGGAGGGGCCGCAGCCCAAGGGGCCGGAGCCACCGGAGTCGCTGCCCGCGGGGAGCCGGCAGAGGAAGAACAAGCGGCAGAACGGGCAGGCAAAGAAAGGGGAGGGCAGCACGCCCGTGCCCGGCGGCCAGGCCCGGCTGGAGAGCCCTGGTGTGAAGGGGCAGGTGCTGGGAACCAAGCACCCTTCCAAGGCCAGCGCCCCGGAGCCACCGCGGGCGAGCGGCTGTGCCGAGCCCGGGGAGAGCGGCAAggggcagccttggggctgcgGTGGTGCCGCCAGGGTGGAGAAGGAGAGAGCCAGCGAGTGGAAAGGCCGGAGAGGAGAGGGCAAAGCGGAGCTGCCAGAGCCGGCGCCGCAGCAGCCACCTGCCCTGGCCACCCACCTTGCCCTGGGGGGCTCCCCCCAGCCCAAGGGCAAGAGCAGGAAGAGCCGAAACAAAGTGGAGAAATCCAATACCTCGATTG atGATGTGTTCCTGCCCAAGGACCTGGACGGGGCAGAGATGGACGAGACTGACAGAGAAGTGGAGTATTTCAAAAG GTTCTGCCTAGACTCGGCCAAGCAGACGCGGCAGAAGGTGGCCGTGAACTGGACCAACTTCACCCTGAAGAAAACCACTTCCAGCGCAGCCCAGTGA
- the DDX41 gene encoding probable ATP-dependent RNA helicase DDX41 translates to MEAVAERKRQREEPADTSDLSGEDDEDYVPYVPVKQRKQQMLQKLLQMRRKVVSEEEQRDSGSEQRGDEDDIPLGPQSNISLLDQHQHLKEKAEARKESAKEKQLKEEEKILESVAEGRALMSVKEMAKGITYDDPIKTSWRAPRYILGMSEARHDRVRKKYHILVEGEGIPPPIKSFKEMKFPAAILRGLKKKGIQQPTPIQIQGIPTILSGRDMIGIAFTGSGKTLVFTLPVIMFCLEQEKRLPFSKREGPYGLIICPSRELARQTHGILEYYCRLLQEDGLPPLRCALCIGGMSVKEQMETIKHGVHMMVATPGRLMDLLQKKMVSLDICRYLALDEADRMIDMGFEGDIRTIFSYFKGQRQTLLFSATMPKKIQNFAKSALVKPITINVGRAGAASLDVVQEVEYVKEEAKMVYLLECLQKTPPPVLIFAEKKADVDAIHEYLLLKGVEAVAIHGGKDQEERTKAIEAFRDGKKDVLVATDVASKGLDFPAIQHVINYDMPEEIENYVHRIGRTGRSGNTGIATTFINKACDESVLMDLKALLLEAKQKVPPVLQVLHCGDETMLDINGERGCAFCGGLGHRITDCPKLEAMQTKQVSNIGRKDYLAHSSMDF, encoded by the exons ATGGAGGCCGTGGCGGAGCGGAAG AGGCAGCGCGAGGAGCCGGCGGACACGTCCGACCTGTCCGGAGAGGATGATGAGGACTACGTGCCCTACGTGCCCGTCAAGCAGCGCAAGCAGCAGATG ctgcagaagctgctgcagatgcGGCGGAAGGTGGTGTCCGAGGAGGAGCAGCGGGACAGCGGGAGCGAGCAGCGCGGGGACGAGGATGACATCCCGCTGGGACCCCAGTCCAACATCAGTCTGCTGgaccagcaccagcacctcaAAGAGAAGGCGGAAG CCCGGAAGGAGTCAGCcaaggagaagcagctgaaggaggaggagaagatcCTGGAGAGCGTGGCAGAGGGCCGAG ctctgatgTCGGTGAAGGAGATGGCCAAGGGCATCACCTATGATGACCCAATCAAAACCAG CTGGAGAGCCCCTCGCTACATCCTGGGCATGTCGGAGGCGCGGCACGACCGCGTTCGCAAGAAGTACCACATCCTGGTGGAGGGGGAGGGCATCCCACCCCCCATCAAGAGCTTCAAGGAGATGAAGTTCCCAGCAG CTATCCTGAGAGgcttgaagaaaaaaggaatccAGCAGCCAACACCCATACAGATCCAAGGCATCCCCACAAT ACTCTCAGGAAGGGATATGATTGGCATTGCATTCACTGGCTCTGGGAAGACCTTAGTGTTCACCCTCCCTGTGATCATGttctgcctggagcaggagaagaggcTGCCGTTCTCTAAGCGAGAGGGACCCTACGGACTCATCATCTGTCCCTCG CGGGAGCTGGCCCGGCAGACCCACGGCATCCTGGAGTACTACTGCCgcctgctgcaggaggatgggCTGCCCCCGCTGCGCTGCGCCCTCTGCATCGGGGGCATGTCTGTCAAGGAGCAGATGGAGACCATCAAACA TGGGGTGCACATGATGGTGGCGACCCCTGGGCGCCTGATGGACCTGCTGCAGAAGAAGATGGTGAGCCTGGACATCTGCAGGTACCTGGCCTTGGATGAGGCTGACAGGATGATCGATATGGGCTTTGAGGGGGACATCCGTACCATCTTCTCTTACTTCAAG GGCCAGCGGCAAACCCTCCTCTTCAGTGCCACGATGCCCAAGAAGATCCAGAACTTTGCCAAGAGTGCCCTGGTGAAGCCCATCACCATTAACGTTGGGCGAGCgggtgctgccagcctggatgTTGTGCAG GAGGTGGAGTATGTGAAAGAGGAGGCCAAGATGGTGTACCTGCTGGAGTGCCTGCAGAAGACTCCTCCACCT gtgctgatCTTCGCAGAGAAGAAGGCAGATGTCGATGCAATCCACGAGTACCTGCTGCTCAAGGGTGTGGAAGCTGTGGCCATCCATGGAGGGAAAG ATCAGGAAGAACGGACAAAAGCCATTGAGGCCTTCCGGGATGGGAAGAAGGATGTCCTGGTTGCCACTGACGTCGCTTCCAAGGGCCTGGACTTCCCAGCCATCCAGCACGTCATCAACTACGACATGCCAGAGGAGATTGAGAACTATG TTCACCGCATCGGGCGCACGGGCCGTTCAGGCAACACTGGCATTGCCACCACCTTCATCAACAAGGCCTGTG ATGAGTCGGTGCTGATGGACCTGaaggctctgctcctggaggcGAAGCAgaaggtgccacctgtgctccaggtgctgcactGTGGGGACGAGACCATGCTGGACATCAATG GTGAGCGGGGCTGTGCCTTCTGTGGTGGCCTGGGCCATCGCATCACCGACTGCCCCAAGCTGGAGGCCATGCAGACCAAGCAAGTCAGCAACATCGGCCGCAAGGACTACCTGGCCCACAGCTCTATGGACTTCTAG
- the DOK3 gene encoding docking protein 3, whose product MERPVKDGILYVQHTKFGKRSWRKMRAQLFAASPSGVARMEKFDVRDDGTIPEKLSLQRSARRVIRLSDCVSVGPAGTESCPKATAAFYLTTTEKSYVLAAEQRDEWITQLCQLAFQGAKETVLSSARTQPSPAVPMEENSLYSSWQDLTEFLVLVVQTDAATRCGLHGHYLLSALPQSLTLKDPQSRQPLLTWPYPFLRKFGQDQAVFSFEAGRRSDSGEGTFTFSTPRAPELCRAVAAAIASQQQGKDSLDPRLFCVSEPQLFTQGLEPQPWGPGSDDPQPSPALGGTQPASHPPANLLRFTPPEPEASCPIVYASIARGQQPLFVSGQPGSGEPWAVGKPLPEHLYENIFTAEPRPAGAQEEEEEGQWELGCRQAPEGHSSEGGPVYDNRAAMAPTPRAAGWGRGGQEALSGRSAHKPHSTLRAKLVRLLSRESPGARDWA is encoded by the exons ATGGAGAGACCAGTGAAGGATGGGATCCTTTATGTGCAGCACACCAAATTTGGAAAG AGGTCCTGGAGGAAGATGCGAGCCCAGCTGTTTGCTGCCAGCCCGTCCGGCGTGGCCCGCATGGAGAAGTTCGATGTGCGGGATGACGGCACCATCCCGGagaagctgtccctgcagcgGAGTGCCCGCCGTGTCATCCGCCTCTCTGACTGTGTCTCCGTGGGCCCGGCGGGCACAGAGAGCTGCCCCAAAGCCACTGCTGCCTTTTACCTCACCACCACGGAGAAGAGCTatgtgctggcagctgagcagcGCGATGAATGGatcacccagctctgccagctggcctTCCAG GGTGCAAAAGAGACAGTGCTGAGTAGTGCCAggacccagcccagccctgctgtccccatggagGAGAACTCCCTCTACTCGTCCTGGCAGGACC TGACTGAATTCTTGGTGCTGGTGGTGCAGACAGACGCAGCCACCCGCTGCGGGCTGCACGGGCACTACCTGCTctcagccctgccccagagcctgacGCTGAAGGACCCCCAGTCCCGCCAGCCCCTGCTCACCTGGCCCTACCCCTTCCTTCGCAAGTTTGGCCAGGATCAG GCTGTCTTCTCCTTCGAGGCCGGCCGCCGCAGTGACTCCGGCGAGGGCACCTTCACTTTCAGCACGCCACGGGCCCCCGAGCTCTGccgggctgtggctgctgccattgccagccagcagcagggcaaggaCTCCCTGGACCCCAGACTCTTCTGTGTCTCAGAGCCCCAGCTCTTTACACAGGGCCttgagccccagccctgggggcccGGGAGTGATgatccccagcccagcccagccctggggggcACACAGCCTGCCTCCCACCCCCCTGCCAACCTCCTCCGCTTCACCCCACCAGAGCCAGAGGCCTCATGCCCCATCGTCTACGCCTCCATCGCCcggggccagcagcccctctttgtgtcagggcagccaggctctggggagCCCTGGGCCGTGGGGAAGCCGCTCCCTGAGCATCTCTACGAGAACATCTTCACTGCAGAACCACGTCCAGCCGGGGcccaggaagaggaggaggaagggcagtgggagctggggtgCCGACAGGCCCCCGAGGGCCACAGCAGTGAGGGGGGGCCCGTCTATGACAACCGGGCCGCCATGGCACCGACCCCCCGGGCCGCGGGCTGGGGGCGCGGAGGGCAGGAGGCGCTGTCAGGGCGCTCAGCGCACAAGCCTCACAGCACCCTTCGGGCCAAGCTGGTGCGGCTGCTGAGCCGGGAGAGCCCCGGAGCGCGGGACTGGGCTTGA